A region of the Myxococcus stipitatus DSM 14675 genome:
ACGACCAGGTCCGCGTCCCGGTCTCCATGAGAGTCGGCCGGGAGAACGAGGGCTGGAAGCTCATCACCACGCAGCTCAACCACGAGCGGGTGGTCCTCCTGTCTCCAGGCGCGGCGGCCTTCTTCCTGGAGGAGACCCTCGCGTGGGCCCGGGAGACGCGCACACCCTCGGGCCGACGGGTCCTCGATGAAAGCTGGGTCCAGCTCCAGCTCGCGCGAGTCCACTCCCTGCTCTCCGTGCTGGAGCTGATGCACTGGCGCCACGCCTGGAACATCGACCACGGGGTGATGGACCCCGCGGAGTCCTCCCGCATCAAGGTCTTCGGCAGCGAGGCCCTCATCGAGCTCTATCAATGCCTTCTCGAGGTCCTCGGCCCAGCCGGTTGCCTCCAGAAGGGCTCACCGGGTGCGCTGCTCCGAGGCCGCGTGGAGCGCTACTACCGGGCCACGCTCGTCCTCACCTTCGGTGGCGGCAACAACGAAGTGCAGCGCGACCTCATCGCCACGGTGGGGCTCGGGATGCCTCGGCCCTCGCGCTGAGCGCCCATGCCTCTTCAGGAGCGCCCATGGACTTCGCTTTCACCGAGGCACAGCAGACCATCACCGGACTCGCGAGGAAGCTCTTCACCGAGCACGTCACCCCCGCCACCCTCGCCGCCTCGGACGTGGACTTCCTGGACCGTGGGCTGTGGGCGCGGCTGGCCACGATGGGGTTGCTCGGCACGGCCATCCCCGAAGCCGCGGGAGGCAGCGGACATGGGATGCGGGAGCTGGGTGCGCTGCTCGTGGAGGCAGGCGCGGCGGTGGCGCCCGTGCCGCTCTGGCCGACGCTCGTGCTCGGTGCATTGCCCATCGGTGCCTTCGGAACTCCGGAGCAGCGCCAACGCTGGCTGCCGGGCGTGGTCGAAGGAAGGACGTTCCTCACGGCCGCGCTCACGGAGGACTCGCCCCATCCCGCGTCGACGGGGACCCTCGCCACCCACCAGGGTGGACGTTGGCGACTCACGGGCATCAAGTCCTGCGTTCCCGCCGCGCACCTCGCGGCCCGCATCCTCGTGCCCGCGCGGACGCACGAGGGAGCCCTCGGGGTCTTCCTGCTCGACCCTCACACGCCTGGCGTGTCGACGGAGTGTCAGCGCGCCACCACGGGAGAGCCGCAGCTGCGCCTGACGCTGAGCGACGCGCTCGTGGAGCCGGAGGACGTGCTGGCCGGGCCCGGCGACGGCGACAGGGTGCTCACCTGGCTGATGGAGCGAGCCACCGTGGGCGTGTGCGCGCTGCACCTCGGCGTCGTCGAGCGGGCGCTGCGCCTGACGGCGGAGTACACGGGGACTCGGCACCAGTTCGGTCGCCCCATCGCCACCTTCCAGGCCGTGTCCCAGCGCGCGGCGGATGCGTCCATCGACGTAGAGGCCATCCGCTTGACGCTGTGGAAGGCGGCGTGCGCGCTGGACTCGGGACAGCCCGCGGAGAAGGCGGTGGCCACCGCGAAGCTGTGGGCCTCCGAGGCGGGACATCGGGTGGTGTCCGCTGCCCAGCATCTGCATGGAGGCATCGGCTTCGACACTCGCTATCCGCTCTACCGTTCCTATCTTTGGAGCAAGCAGCTCGAGCTCACCCTGGGCTCGGGGACCGTTCACCTCGCGCGCCTCGGCGCGCTGCTGGCCGAGGGCTGACCCCATGCGCACCCGCCTCTGTGAGCTCTTTGGAATCGACGTGCCTGTCTTCGCCTTCAGCTACCGACGAGAGGTCGTCGCCGCGGTGAGCCGCGCCGGAGGAATGGGCGTCCTTGGCGCACTCCAGTTCTCGCCCGAGCAGCTCGAGGAGGAGCTGTGCTGGCTCGACGCGCACGTGGAGGGAAGGCCCTACGGCGTGGACGTGGTGATGCCCACCCGCTACGAAGGCGCCGAGCGCGGAGGACTGTCCAAGGACGCGCTGGAGCTGCTGATTCCCGAAGGCCATCGCCGCTACGTGGAGGAAGTTCTCGCGCGCTACGAGGTGCCTGGATTACCCCCGGAGGTGCTCTCACACGAGTCACTGCTGGGATGGTCCGAGGCCGCGGGTCGCTCGCAGGTCGCCGTGGCGCTCCAGCATCCCATCCGCCTCATCGCCAACGCACTGGGGACCCCTCCTCGGGACG
Encoded here:
- a CDS encoding acyl-CoA dehydrogenase family protein; its protein translation is MDFAFTEAQQTITGLARKLFTEHVTPATLAASDVDFLDRGLWARLATMGLLGTAIPEAAGGSGHGMRELGALLVEAGAAVAPVPLWPTLVLGALPIGAFGTPEQRQRWLPGVVEGRTFLTAALTEDSPHPASTGTLATHQGGRWRLTGIKSCVPAAHLAARILVPARTHEGALGVFLLDPHTPGVSTECQRATTGEPQLRLTLSDALVEPEDVLAGPGDGDRVLTWLMERATVGVCALHLGVVERALRLTAEYTGTRHQFGRPIATFQAVSQRAADASIDVEAIRLTLWKAACALDSGQPAEKAVATAKLWASEAGHRVVSAAQHLHGGIGFDTRYPLYRSYLWSKQLELTLGSGTVHLARLGALLAEG